From Triticum aestivum cultivar Chinese Spring chromosome 4A, IWGSC CS RefSeq v2.1, whole genome shotgun sequence, a single genomic window includes:
- the LOC123087098 gene encoding threonine dehydratase 1 biosynthetic, chloroplastic: protein MAAAATSSSPSPATFRAASRRVAGRPPSRVAASAAATTSPEAAAPLRADLAPLAPAPLMRVVPESLQGASGALVGVPGRGAGAGEEGGLDGPGAMEYLTAVLASKVYDVAVETPLERAAKLSDRLGVSLHIKREDLQPVFSFKLRGAYNMMAKLSREQLNNGVICSSAGNHAQGVALSAQKLGCDAVIVMPVTTPEIKWRSVERLGATVVLKGDSYDEAQSYAKLRCEQEGRTFIPPFDHPDIIAGQGTVGMEIVRQLQGPLHAIFVPVGGGGLIAGIAAYVKRVRPEVKIIGVEPSDANAMALSLCHGQRVVLEHVGGFADGVAVKVVGEETFRLCQELVDGIVLVSRDAICASIKDMFEENRNILEPAGALALAGAEAYCKHYGLKGETVVAISSGANMNFDRLRLVTELADVGRKREAVLATFLPEEQGSFKKFAELVGRMNITEFKYRYDSNGKEALVLYSVGIYTDHELKAMVERMESSELKTVNLTDNDLAKDHLRYFIGGRSEVKDELVYRFIFPERPGALMNFLDTLSPRWNISLFHYRAQGESGANVLVGIQVPPEDVGEFRSRADNLGYEYMSEMNNEIYHLLLRSPNKV, encoded by the exons ATggcggccgccgccacctcctcctccccgtccccgGCCACCTTCCGCGCCGCGTCCCGCCGCGTCGCCGGCCGGCCGCCCTCGCGGGtggccgcgtccgccgcggcgACGACGTCCCCGGAGGCGGCGGCGCCCCTCAGGGCCGACCTGGCGCCCCTGGCCCCCGCGCCGCTGATGCGGGTGGTGCCCGAGTCGCTGCAGGGCGCGAGCGGGGCGCTCGTGGGCGTGCCGGGCCgcggggcgggggcgggggaggAGGGGGGACTCGACGGGCCCGGCGCCATGGAGTACCTCACGGCCGTGCTCGCCTCCAAGGTCTACGACGTGGCCGTCGAGACCCCGCTCGAGCGCGCCGCCAAGCTCTCCGACCGCCTCGGGGTCAGCCTCCACATCAAGCGCGAGGACCTGCAGCCG GTGTTTTCATTCAAGTTGAGAGGTGCATATAATATGATGGCAAAGCTCTCCCGAGAGCAGTTGAACAATGGTGTTATCTGCTCCTCTGCTGGAAACCATGCTCAAGGAGTTGCTCTTTCTGCCCAGAAACTGGGCTGTGATGCCGTTATTGTCATGCCTGTGACAACACCAGAAATCAAG TGGCGATCAGTGGAGAGATTGGGTGCGACAGTAGTTCTGAAGGGAGACTCATATGATGAAGCTCAGTCATATGCAAAATTACGGTGTGAACAGGAAGGCCGCACATTCATACCTCCTTTTGACCATCCCGACATCATCGCTGGACAAGGAACTGTTGGCATGGAAATTGTTCGTCAACTGCAAGGTCCATTACATGCAATATTTGTACCTGTGGGAGGTGGTGGATTAATTGCTGGCATTGCTGCCTATGTGAAACGGGTCCGCCCTGAG GTCAAAATAATTGGAGTAGAGCCCTCAGATGCAAATgccatggcattgtccttgtgtcATGGCCAGAGGGTCGTGTTAGAACATGTTGGAGGGTTTGCTGATGGTGTAGCTGTCAAAGTTGTTGGGGAGGAGACATTTCGCTTGTGTCAAGAACTTGTAGATGGCATTGTCCTGGTCAGCAGAGATGCTATTTGTGCTTCAATAAAG GATATGTTTGAGGAGAACAGGAATATCCTTGAACCTGCTGGGGCCCTTGCCTTGGCAGGGGCTGAAGCTTACTGCAAACACTATGGTTTGAAAGGGGAAACTGTGGTTGCAATAAGTAGTGGTGCGAATATGAACTTTGATAGACTTAGATTAGTAACTGAGCTTGCTGACGTTGGTCGAAAACGAGAGGCGGTATTAGCTACATTTTTGCCAGAGGAGCAGGGAAGCTTCAAAAAGTTTGCAGAACTG GTTGGCCGGATGAATATTACTGAATTCAAATACAGATATGATTCTAACGGAAAAGAAGCCCTTGTTCTTTACAG TGTTGGCATCTATACTGACCATGAGCTTAAAGCAATGGTGGAACGCATGGAATCATCAGAACTTAAGACTGTGAACCTTACTGACAATGATCTCGCAAAAGACCACCTAAGATACTTT ATTGGAGGCAGGTCAGAAGTAAAAGATGAACTTGTTTACCGGTTTATTTTCCCAGAAAGGCCAGGTGCTCTTATGAATTTTTTGGATACATTGAGCCCCCGATGGAACATCAGCCTTTTCCATTACCGTGCACAG GGCGAAAGCGGAGCAAACGTATTAGTTGGCATACAAGTGCCACCGGAGGACGTCGGTGAATTCAGGAGTCGTGCCGACAATCTTGGGTATGAATACATGTCTGAGATGAACAACGAGATCTATCATCTCCTTTTGCGCAGCCCCAATAAGGTCTGA
- the LOC123087099 gene encoding pentatricopeptide repeat-containing protein At4g01570 → MMLPAACVRRLATAAAAPLSDLTDALLATRLANHLLTTPHIPPALLPAAPLPLPVRLHVLRHPALPPTSKLSFFLAATPPASPHLAATFPVLLRALATHSPPLLDALLPFALSSPSPDALLPRLLSALLSASRLDAALALLQDAPPDLLPRLAAAAIPSLIACPDPLSAVPAIRRLLPIASHPPHVRATNRLLLALSKANLYDDFCHVFDEMSRRGLPSNLRFYNICIHAFGKWKRLDKSLKLFAAMKAASPPLVPDICTYNSVIRVLVIGGRVADALLVFDEMKLAGIHPDVFTYHAVVDGCCKSFRMDDALRMFQEMRGGTRLKGGVVVYNSLLNGLFKAKRLDEACGFFETMVADGIQCSASTHNTVIDGLFKNGRAEAACRLFYELRKKGQLLDGIAYSIMVREFCKEGTGDQVAEAVSLVKEMEERGFVIDLVTVTSLLLGFNKSRRWDLEEKIVKIIRDSSVLPDAIRWKSNMMDALTGPQDRAKDRTSIFPFDGNMNDVMSLLNPAVCTDTNEGTTHNEPKDDWSLSPHLDHLAKHADHSNNSAIFTVHRGQRVEGMGGKTFDADMVNTYMSIFLAKGKLSVACKLFGIFTNLGRKGTSYTYNSLMTSFVKKGYLKQVWAVLHERGGQLCPNDIATYNLIIQGLGQMGKTEVASSIMEQLSKKGVYMDIVMYNTLINQLGKVGKVEEANCLLEQIITRGMKPDLVTFNTLININVKAGRLKEADKYLRRMIAEGIAPNHVTETIMIFLDKEIQKKKQQSK, encoded by the coding sequence ATGATGCTGCCGGCGGCGTGCGTCCGGCGCCTGGCCACGGCCGCAGCGGCGCCGCTCTCCGACCTCACGGACGCGCTGCTCGCCACCCGCCTCGCCAACCACCTCCTCACCACGCCGCACATCCCGCCCGCGCTCCTGCCCGCCGCGCCGCTGCCGCTCcccgtccgcctccacgtcctccgcCACCCCGCCCTCCCGCCCACCTCCAAGCtctccttcttcctcgccgccacgccgcccgcctccccgcacctcgccgccaccttccccgTCCTGCTCCGCGcgctcgccacgcactcccctccgCTCCTCGACGCGCTCCTCCCCTTCGCGCTCTCCTCCCCGTCCCCCGACGCCCTCCTGCCCCGCCTGCTCTCCGCGCTCCTCTCCGCCTCCCGCCTCGACGCCGCGCTCGCGCTCCTCCAGGACGCCCCTCCCGACCtcctcccgcgcctcgccgccgccgccatcccttCCCTCATCGCCTGCCCTGACCCCCTCTCCGCCGTCCCCGCCATCCGCAGGCTGCTTCCCATCGCCTCCCACCCGCCTCACGTCCGAGCCACcaaccgcctcctcctcgccctgtCCAAGGCGAACCTCTACGATGACTTCTGCCATGTGTTCGACGAAATGTCAAGGAGGGGCCTTCCTTCCAACTTGAGGTTCTACAACATTTGCATCCACGCCTTCGGCAAGTGGAAGCGCCTGGACAAGTCCCTCAAGCTTTTCGCGGCTATGAAAGCCGCCTCTCCTCCGCTTGTGCCAGATATATGCACGTACAATTCGGTCATTCGTGTTCTTGTGATTGGTGGGAGGGTGGCTGACGCTTTGCTGGTCTTTGATGAAATGAAGTTGGCTGGGATCCACCCAGACGTGTTCACTTACCACGCGGTTGTGGATGGGTGCTGCAAGAGTTTCAGGATGGATGACGCGCTGCGTATGTTTCAGGAGATGCGCGGGGGCACCAGGCTGAAGGGGGGTGTCGTGGTGTACAATTCACTTCTAAATGGACTCTTCAAAGCAAAGAGGCTTGATGAGGCATGCGGTTTTTTCGAGACAATGGTGGCGGATGGGATCCAATGCTCAGCGAGCACACATAACACTGTGATCGATGGGCTGTTCAAGAACGGGAGGGCAGAAGCAGCATGTCGGCTGTTCTATGAGCTAAGGAAGAAAGGTCAGCTATTGGATGGGATTGCGTACAGTATCATGGTAAGGGAGTTCTGCAAGGAGGGGACAGGGGACCAAGTTGCAGAGGCAGTCAGTTTGGTGAAAGAGATGGAAGAGCGGGGCTTTGTTATTGATTTGGTTACCGTTACATCATTACTTCTAGGTTTTAACAAGAGTAGACGGTGGGATTTGGAAGAGAAGATAGTGAAGATCATAAGAGATAGCTCTGTCTTGCCAGATGCCATTCGATGGAAGTCCAACATGATGGATGCCTTGACAGGACCACAAGATAGAGCGAAAGATAGAACATCAATCTTTCCATTTGATGGTAATATGAACGATGTGATGAGTTTGCTCAATCCTGCAGTATGCACTGATACAAATGAAGGAACCACACATAATGAACCCAAGGATGATTGGTCTTTGTCCCCACACTTGGATCATCTTGCCAAACATGCTGATCATTCAAATAATTCTGCTATATTTACAGTGCACAGAGGTCAGAGGGTGGAAGGCATGGGGGGTAAAACTTTTGATGCTGACATGGTTAATACATATATGTCAATCTTTTTAGCCAAAGGGAAGTTGAGTGTAGCCTGCAAGTTATTTGGGATCTTTACAAATCTGGGAAGGAAAGGGACAAGTTATACATACAATTCACTGATGACCTCATTTGTCAAGAAGGGGTATTTGAAGCAGGTCTGGGCAGTTCTTCATGAGAGGGGTGGACAGCTCTGCCCCAATGATATAGCAACATACAACCTGATAATACAAGGTCTTGGCCAGATGGGAAAAACAGAGGTAGCTAGCTCAATCATGGAACAATTGTCAAAGAAAGGTGTTTACATGGATATTGTTATGTACAACACTTTGATCAATCAATTGGGAAAGGTCGGAAAGGTTGAAGAAGCAAACTGTTTGCTTGAGCAGATTATCACAAGGGGCATGAAACCAGATCTTGTTACTTTTAATACCTTGATCAATATTAATGTGAAAGCTGGTAGGTTGAAGGAAGCCGACAAGTATTTGAGGAGGATGATTGCAGAAGGCATTGCTCCAAATCACGTGACGGAAACAATAATGATTTTCCTTGATAAGGAGATTCAAAAGAAAAAACAGCAATCTAAATGA